A region of the bacterium genome:
TAGCGAGGAAAAGGAAAAGGTAGTAAAGGAGATTGCAAAGGATCAGGAAACAAAGGAAAAGATAGTGGTTGAAAAGCAGGCCCTTATCCAATCAAAGGAAGATTTAGAGAACAAATTAAGGGAAAAGGAAGAATTCCTTAAGATAAAGATGGAGCTCCTTGAGGAAAAGGAAAAGCACATCAAGGACAAAACAGAGCTTGAGAGAGAAAGGCAGAAGCTCAATGAGGCAATAAATAGCCTTATAAAAGAAAGGGATGAGCTAAAGACAAAGATAAAGGAAAGTGAAAAACTGATTATAGAAAAGGAGGAGCTTGAGAAAAGGCTTGAGGAGACAATAAAAGAAAAGGAGGAGCTTGCCGCACAAACAGAGGAGCTTGGCATTTTGTATTCCATCTCAACTGAGGCACCAAAGATGTCAAAACCAAGGGAGATATTGTCCTGGATATTAGAGAGAATCCAGCCATTCTTTAACTACCATGCATCTGCTTACCTCTATCTTGACGAAGAAAGGCTGATTGGCGAGATAAAGCAAACCTGTTTTATAAGTGACCATTGCATAAAGTCAATTGAGGAGAATATGGAATCCTTTTGGAAGAAGAATAATCCAGAGCAGTCAGCAAAGAAGCCGGAATTCTTTACAGAAAAGGGGACAAAGGAGGAGCTATTCTGGGTTGGCTTAAAGGAGTTTCAAAATGAGCTTATATTACCTATCCTTTATGGTGATAAAACAAAGGGGCTTTTGTCTATCCATTCATTCAATAAAGAGCCATTTCCACCCTTGAAAAGGAGGCTTCTTAGGATTATCTCACATCAGGTTTCAGAAACCCTTGAGAGGGTTGAGCTATTTGCCAAGATAAAGGAGATGGCAGAAAAGGATGAGCTTACCAAGACTTACAACTATAGGTATCTTGAGGATTATCTTTTAAAGGAATTTTCCTATGCAGAATCATACAAAAAACCATTAGGATTGATTATGATTGATTTTGATAAGCTAAAATATATCAACGATACATTTGGACATGCAGAGGGAAATAGGCTTATTACTACTATATCGGATATAATAAAAAAGACAATGAATGGAAAGGGGCTTATTGCCAGGTTTGGTGGTGATGAATTTGCCGTTGTCCTTCCTGAGACATTGCAGAATGTTGCTTATGATTATGCAGAAAAGATAAGAAAAAATATTGAAAGCACACCCATGACATTTGGTGGAAAGCCCCATAAGGCTACAGCAAGCCTTGGTGTAGCCGTATACCCAAATCCTGGGATTGAAACAAGCAAGGATATATTTGCTAAAGCAGACAAATGCCTCTATGCAGCAAAAGAGGCTGGAAGGAATAAGGTTGTTTTGTACCAACCGTAAAAAATCCTATATGTTTAGCGAATTTTAGA
Encoded here:
- a CDS encoding diguanylate cyclase; this encodes MDDILNKFIQSLEWKTIKDTIEKKFGIPPFMVVDKERKPVEIYEKDRVFCRMIKEKEEGRRLCSQSFVSISNNVLLSRQPTVFSCQAEFLGYIIPLLSRGELVGMIYGCQLVDAGKDLHYYEQVSAKLHLDTKAFLYTLKAIPTVTIGGLETDVSLIFQLANASINLLAERVKYTGKEGEIASITRFYELFEKSRYLLLTLEPSKLYSLIVNLAAKAMDAEICSLMILDPTTDGLSIKASVGLEEAITKRTFKKGAGIVGYVCKTGEPLLVKDITEDPRFNIEKSQPKYYTKSLISAPLRVGDEIFGILNVNNKSSRAPFNETDLKMISIIAGHAAIAIKNAKEIKEYSEEKEKVVKEIAKDQETKEKIVVEKQALIQSKEDLENKLREKEEFLKIKMELLEEKEKHIKDKTELERERQKLNEAINSLIKERDELKTKIKESEKLIIEKEELEKRLEETIKEKEELAAQTEELGILYSISTEAPKMSKPREILSWILERIQPFFNYHASAYLYLDEERLIGEIKQTCFISDHCIKSIEENMESFWKKNNPEQSAKKPEFFTEKGTKEELFWVGLKEFQNELILPILYGDKTKGLLSIHSFNKEPFPPLKRRLLRIISHQVSETLERVELFAKIKEMAEKDELTKTYNYRYLEDYLLKEFSYAESYKKPLGLIMIDFDKLKYINDTFGHAEGNRLITTISDIIKKTMNGKGLIARFGGDEFAVVLPETLQNVAYDYAEKIRKNIESTPMTFGGKPHKATASLGVAVYPNPGIETSKDIFAKADKCLYAAKEAGRNKVVLYQP